The genomic DNA GCTCGCGAACGACCAGCGCCGCCGGGCCGAATCCGGTCCCGCAGGTCCCACAGTAACACGGTGCCGACGGGACGGCGGTGACGTTGTCCCCCCGCCGCAGCCGCGGGTTCGAATCGTCACAGGACGGGCAGGCGTACACCGTATCGTCGTCGGGGTGAGTCAGGCGGCCACGAGCGTCGCGGTGGCGCTGGAGTGCATCGGCCGGCGCCCGGTCGTTCGGGCCTGCGTCGCTGATGCCCAGCTCGTCACGGAGGTCCTCATCCTCGACGAGCGCCCGCTGGGCCGCGAGGATGTCGTCGGCGTGGGCCATCAGAGCCCACCTCCGGCGACGAGCACCCCGCCCAGGACGATGCCGAGCAGGCCGACGACCAGGTGCGAGAGCACGAAGAACTTCACGCCGGGACCGGTCCGAACGGCGCTCATCGCTCTGCCTCCACATCACCGACCAGCCCGTCGATGTGCTCGCGGAAGCACCGCTGCGAGCAGAACGCCCCGGGCCGGTAGTGATCGCTGTCGTCGACCTGCAGCTGCCAGAGCACGAGGTCGTTCGTCTCGTGATGGGCGTCGGGCGAGCACACGCTGTCGCCACACTGCCAGCAGGTCCACTCGTTGGGGCCGGGCACGGCCGACAGGAGCCGCCGGATGGCGTCGTCGTGGGTCTCGTCGGCGGACGTGACGTGGTCCAGGTGCTCGTGGGTCTCTGGCGAGACGCGGACGGTGCGCCCATCGTCGACCTCGCGCAGCTGGTCAAGCGCGGTTTCGAACCTCTCGATCTCCGTGTCGGTCAGCCCCGGCTCGATGCTGGTCAGCAGGCCGTCGAGCCGGCTGACCGGGTCGGTACGCTCGTCGCTGTCGCTCTCGGTGGGAATCATGTGGTAGTCACTCCGTCTGGATTCGGTAAGCTCGCGGTACCGCCTCGCAATCGTGCGGGGGTTTGAAGCCCCGTGGCGTCGTCTTCCCTCATGCTGAGGCCCCCACGGCGGCGCGGAGTGGAGTCCGCCCGCCGACCCCCTTTCTGAGGAGCCGACAGGATGCCGCCGAGCGAGGGCTGTCTCTGGCTTGTGGGTGCCGGGTACTTATTTGTTGGCACACAATTAGTTGTGCGCCGGCAATTAACGTATCAGCAACCTGACCACTTTTCGTACAGGAGTTTGAATGGCGAAGCATGGGACGGCCACCTGAGCACAGCGATAAGGAGATTCTACAACTCTTCATCGAGGCGGGGGAACCTGTGCTTTTCACCGTAGAAGTGGCCGAATCGCTGGATAAGACGCAGCAGAGCGCGTACAGCCGATTGGAGAAGCTGGAGGGGATGGGATACGTCGGCTCAAAAGCGACCAGCAAACACTCGTCTCGCGTCTGGTGGATCACGCATGCGGGCAGAATGTTCGCTACCGAGGACTGAGTGGCCGCCAGAGAACCACGTTGCTCGATAGCTTCAGGCGCTCTACTTCCCCAGCGTCTCGTAGCTGACGAAGATAGTAATAGGCATTCTGCTGACTCGTACCGAGTTCGTCGCCTACGTACTTGCTGGTCACTGGCCAGTCGGCGTCGTACATGAAATTCAGAACGCGCTCTCGGCTTAGGTCTGGATCGTCCCCG from Haloglomus litoreum includes the following:
- a CDS encoding FaeA/PapI family transcriptional regulator — its product is MYDTTMTAANPGGGDDPDLSRERVLNFMYDADWPVTSKYVGDELGTSQQNAYYYLRQLRDAGEVERLKLSSNVVLWRPLSPR